The stretch of DNA TAGGTTCGCTTGAGAAGTTTCCCAAGGCACCAATTGCTGGATGCTAGAAAAACATTAGTAAGGCAGAATGCCTCATCACTCTGACTCAATACAGCCTTTTTCCATGTTCCTATTTCTCAGCCGCATGAAGTAACACAGTCCCAGACTTACCTCTGGCTGGTGGACTTGAGTATATGTGGCATGCACGTCAGCTGTATCTGGAAATCTGAGCAGGGTGCAGGAGCATTCTGAAGCAACTTAGAGTGCAGGGATAACGCGCCTCACAGATACTGCCGCTACCTCTATTCAGTACATGAACTCTCATGCACAATATACTAGAAACACCGCTTTTGGAAAGGCCTGCGTTGCATAGCTGCCTGCGAtaaaattttttcttccttggatCAAAGGTAAAAGACACTTATTAGCAAAGAGAAGAGACACTTAGCCAGATCCCCATTCAGGAGGAAAGCACACACAGAAATCCCCTGTGGATAGCTGCGGTTCTCAGCGAAAGAACCACAGAAAGAACCACAGACTCTGGCTAgacttctgcctttcatttttcaaCTTAGTGAAATGAGGCACGCTGGAAAGCATAGCAAATCCATCCAAAAAGGATGAATCTGCCAGCCTGTAAACTATTTAACACTAATGTTTCTGTTGTCTGTCTGATTTTTTACCTAGGTCCTGGGCAGCACAATTGCATTTTCAATCCGGTACCAGCTAGTGCGCTTGTTTTATGATGTCTGACTGGACTGTCAGGGAGCAGAGGAAAGAGTTGTACCTATCACTCAGTTTTTCCAGTTGCTGACCAAATGATTCAACGGATCTGACTCTGGCCCTCCAAGAACTTCAGGACACCTGTCAAAATGCAAGTACCTATTCTGCGTGGGCTTGAACTGTAATTATCTTCTCCTTTTGCACACAGAAGGCTTTTGTTCAACTCTCCTGACAGAAAAGATTCGCTGCTACTTGGACATGATGGGTGCTGGGAGTGCCCTTcagagaggaaggaaacaaaTGTTTACTCACAGCGCTTAGGGCAAGTGGGAAAGGTGAGATCTGTACATCTGACAAGCACGTTACTGTTCCCAAGAGAGAAAACGGACTGCAATTTCTGTGAGACTCTACAGCAGAACAAGTAAACCAGAATCCTCTCCTGGCTTCTCCAATCTTGTTTTTGGCCCACGGACATAGAGTAATGTGTTATAAACCAAAGCTCAGAGCACTCTGAGAATAAAATAACTCATGGTAGCCTTTCCCCTTCCATGCTTTGCTTCAAGAGTATTGACACATGGTGACACCAGGTTGCACGATGCATCCCTGTGGCCTTCTGCCCTGCCAGGGGCTGATCATTTCTGGAGCAGAGCCGCTCCCTCCGTACATCACCGAGGGGTgacacagagctgctctgtcaGGCGCGCAGCGCTCGCGCAGGGGCGCTTTGGCTGCTCCGGAGCGCAGTTACCGTCACAGGCTCACTGCGGCAGAATGCGGCCTCTCCGCAGCCACCGCACGACCGCCCGCCCCCGAGACGCTCACCCCCGCACCAACACGCGCAGCGCAGTATGAATTTCGCGCCTTACCTTCTTATTGGTCGGTCTCTGTCGCCAATAGACTCGGGGCAAGCGCCGTGTTGTCGCAGACATGACCAATCAGCAGAAAGTTTCTTCTGTCAGGTGCACCAATAGCGAGGAGTAGCGGCGCTGTCCAATGAGCGGAGCCCTACTTTGCGGAAGGTTATAAAAGGGCTGGGTGCGGAGGCTCCTACCTCATTTCGCCGCAGAGCTCGGTAAAGGAGTGGGTGCTGCCGGCAGCGAATCGAGGCGCCATGTCTGGCCGTGGCAAGAGCGGCGGTAAGGCCCGAGCGAAGGCCAAGTCTCGCTCGTCCCGGGCTGGGCTGCAGTTCCCGGTCGGGCGCGTCCACCGGCTGCTGCGGCGCGGGCACTACGCGGAGCGGGTGGGGGCCGGCGCGCCCGTCTACCTGGCCGCCGTGCTGGAGTACCTGACGGCCGAGATCCTGGAGCTGGCGGGCAACGCGGCGCGCGACAACAAGAAGACGCGCATCATCCCCCGTCACCTGCAGCTGGCGGTGCGCAACGACGAGGAGCTCAACAAGCTGCTGGGCGGTGTCACCATCGCGCAGGGCGGCGTCCTGCCCAACATCCAGGCCGTGCTGCTGCCCAAGAAGacgagcggcggcggcgcgggcccCGCCAAGGCCGGCAAGAAGGGCAGCGGGCAGCAGTCACAGGAGTACTAGGCCGGCCGGCCCCGCAGCACCACACAAAGGCCCTTTTCAGGGCCACCCTCATCGCTCAGCGGGAGAGCTGCGATCCGCGGGGGGAGGGGAGCGCGTCTCTGTCCCGGAGGCGGTGCGGGGCCCCGCCCGCCGGGCGGCGGCCAACTCACGTGCCGGTGAGGAACAGGTCCGCTCGAGTCCAGTCCGAAAACAACCGTCAAGGGCTGCTCCGTACAGACTGACACACTGGGGTGCTTGTAATTTAACTGTATTTATCGTCTGTTAC from Columba livia isolate bColLiv1 breed racing homer chromosome 24, bColLiv1.pat.W.v2, whole genome shotgun sequence encodes:
- the LOC102089429 gene encoding histone H2A, with the translated sequence MSGRGKSGGKARAKAKSRSSRAGLQFPVGRVHRLLRRGHYAERVGAGAPVYLAAVLEYLTAEILELAGNAARDNKKTRIIPRHLQLAVRNDEELNKLLGGVTIAQGGVLPNIQAVLLPKKTSGGGAGPAKAGKKGSGQQSQEY